In Rhinolophus ferrumequinum isolate MPI-CBG mRhiFer1 chromosome 7, mRhiFer1_v1.p, whole genome shotgun sequence, the following proteins share a genomic window:
- the BRIX1 gene encoding ribosome biogenesis protein BRX1 homolog, whose amino-acid sequence MAATKRKRRGGLAVQAKRPKRSEKDARPPPKQRDMAEEAENEERNRIPGPVCQGKWKNKERILIFSSRGINFRTRHLMQDLRMLMPHSKADTKMDRKDKLFVINEVCEMKNCNKCIYFEAKKKQDLYMWLSNSPHGPSAKFLVQNIHTLAELKMTGNCLKGSRPLLSFDPAFDELPHNALLKELLIQIFSTPRYHPKSQPFVDHVFTFTILDNRIWFRNFQIIEEDAALVEIGPRFVLNLIKIFQGSFGGPTLYENPHYQSPNMHRRVIRSITAAKYKEKQQVKEVQKLRKKEPKTILPHDPTADVFVIPAEEKPIEIQWVKPEPKVDLKARKKKVYKRQRKMKQKVNRGNAK is encoded by the exons ATGGCGGCGACCAAGAGGAAGCGGCGTGGAGGCTTGGCAGTTCAAGCGAAGAGACCAAAAAGAAGCGAAAAAGATGCCAGGCCGCCGCCTAAGCAGCGTGATATGGCAGAGGAGGCGGAGAATGAAGAGAGAAACCGTATCCCAGGCCCCGTTTGCCAG ggcAAGTGGAAAAATAAGGAACGGattctcatcttttcttccaGAGGAATAAATTTCAGAACAAGACATTTAATGCAAGACTTAAGAATGTTGATGCCTCATTCTAAAGCAG acaCTAAAATGGATCGTAAAGATAAGTTATTTGTGATTAACGAG GtttgtgaaatgaaaaactgCAATAAATGTATCTATTTTGAAGCTAAGAAGAAACAAGATCTCTATATGTG GCTTTCAAATTCACCTCATGGACCATCTGCTAAATTCCTAGTTCAAAATA TTCATACCTTAGCTGAACTGAAGATGACTGGAAACTGTTTGAAAGGTTCTCGGCCCCTTTTGTCTTTTGACCCT GCATTTGATGAATTACCACATAATGCTTTGTTAAAAGAACTCTTAATTCAG ATCTTTAGTACACCACGGTATCATCCTAAAAGCCAGCCATTTGTGGACCACGTGTTTACTTTCACCATTTTGGATAATAGGATATGGTTTCGGAACTTTCAG ATCATAGAAGAAGATGCTGCTCTTGTAGAAATAGGACCTCGTTTTGTCTTAAATCTCATAAAAATTTTCCAAGGAAGTTTTGGAGGACCAACTTTGTATGAAAATCCTCACTACCAGTCACCAAACATG CATCGGCGTGTCATAAGATCCATCACAGCTGCAAAGTACAAAGAGAAACAGCAAGTTAAAGAGGTGCagaaactgagaaagaaagaaccaAAGACTATTCTTCCACATGATCCCACTGCAGATGTTTTTGTCATACCAGCTGAGGAAAAACCGATAGAAATACAGTGGGTCAAACCAGAGCCAAAAGTCGAtttgaaagcaagaaagaaaaaggtttacaaaaggcaaagaaaaatgaaacagaaggtGAACAGGGGGAATGCAAAATGA